The following coding sequences lie in one Euhalothece natronophila Z-M001 genomic window:
- a CDS encoding sulfite exporter TauE/SafE family protein, which yields METQDIILLILGGLFSGTLAGFLGIGGGVVLVPMMVAFGYTPVQSVATSSLAILVTSTAGSIQNWRMGFLSWRQVILLGIPAVIMAQAGAFLASRFLSYMLLTGFGILLLSNIYLVQLRKQLVNKGADPVQIMTPLAARLVTGGLAGFLAGLFGVGGGVIMVPLQILLLGNAIKTAIQTSLGVIVLTAISSSAGHAAAGNILPIQGLILGGGGLVGVQFSTRFLPKLPDRAVSILFRSMLLILSVYIFIQAWQDYNAASVSYILFKKP from the coding sequence ATGGAAACGCAGGATATTATTTTACTCATTCTAGGAGGGCTATTTTCTGGAACTCTTGCAGGATTTTTAGGGATTGGTGGTGGAGTTGTCCTCGTCCCAATGATGGTAGCATTTGGCTATACCCCTGTTCAGTCAGTAGCCACTAGCAGCCTTGCCATTCTCGTCACCTCAACTGCTGGCAGTATTCAAAATTGGCGAATGGGCTTTTTAAGCTGGCGTCAAGTTATCTTATTAGGGATTCCAGCAGTGATCATGGCTCAAGCAGGGGCGTTTTTAGCCAGTCGCTTCCTGTCTTATATGTTACTGACAGGGTTTGGTATCCTCCTGTTGAGCAATATTTATTTGGTACAACTACGTAAGCAACTGGTAAATAAAGGAGCAGATCCTGTTCAGATCATGACACCATTAGCTGCCCGTTTAGTGACTGGTGGGTTAGCAGGATTTTTGGCTGGCTTATTTGGTGTTGGAGGCGGAGTGATTATGGTTCCCTTACAAATTTTACTATTGGGAAATGCGATTAAAACTGCTATTCAAACAAGTTTAGGCGTGATTGTTCTTACTGCAATTTCTTCTTCTGCCGGTCACGCTGCTGCTGGGAATATTTTACCGATTCAGGGTTTAATTCTTGGGGGTGGTGGCTTAGTTGGCGTTCAATTTAGTACCCGTTTTCTACCCAAGTTACCAGATCGCGCTGTTAGCATTTTATTTCGATCCATGCTATTGATACTCTCAGTTTATATTTTTATACAAGCATGGCAAGACTATAATGCTGCCTCTGTGAGCTATATACTGTTCAAAAAGCCATAA
- a CDS encoding alpha-amylase family glycosyl hydrolase has protein sequence MFKREPKWWETSVIYQIYPLTFADANGDGIGDLQGIIQRLDYLNDGKDNRNSLGVDAIWLSPINTSPMFDNGYDVSDYYDICKTFGTLDDFKLLLSEAHHRNIKVILDLVINHTSNEHPWFLESRSSRYNPKSDWYLWHDPAPDGGVPNNWLSYFGGTGWTYDERRQQYYYHAFNTNQPDLNWHNPEVRSAIYNVIRYWLDLGVDGFRLDASSVYSQDKYFRNNPLKFEATGNKYNDQFHIHDKNLPENHEIIREIRRVIEEYDNRLLIGETFIDNRLYDSLVFYGVNNDELHLPFTFEFPLSPWYPGYLQREIEKKELLTPKDCWQVYFLNNHDLPRHLSRWSECSLCFDTIAIAQAAATILLTVRGTPILYYGEELGMMNHENIPIEQVRDKAAISCLDEECLPSRDGTRTPMQWDDSSQAGFSFGKDVTPWLPVHENYEYVNVKTELAEETSILNFYRALIQLRKDSEALKKGSWKSLIYYPYEHLAYLRETEEETILVVINFSYEKNFERDRAIPEHNWEVLLSTWLTVGEVISLPKILQPFEVSIYRFRGES, from the coding sequence ATGTTTAAAAGAGAACCTAAATGGTGGGAAACTAGTGTAATTTATCAAATCTATCCCCTAACATTTGCCGATGCTAATGGGGATGGCATAGGAGATTTACAAGGAATCATTCAACGATTAGATTATCTCAATGATGGCAAAGATAATCGAAATTCTCTTGGAGTTGATGCGATTTGGTTATCTCCTATTAATACTTCTCCCATGTTTGACAATGGGTATGATGTCAGTGATTATTATGATATTTGTAAAACGTTTGGCACGTTAGATGATTTTAAGTTACTACTCAGTGAAGCGCATCATCGCAATATTAAAGTCATTCTTGATTTAGTGATTAATCATACCTCTAATGAGCATCCGTGGTTTTTAGAATCGCGATCGAGCCGTTATAATCCTAAAAGTGATTGGTATTTATGGCATGATCCAGCCCCAGATGGCGGTGTTCCTAATAATTGGTTATCTTATTTTGGTGGCACGGGTTGGACGTATGATGAACGAAGACAGCAATATTATTATCATGCTTTTAATACTAATCAACCTGATCTCAATTGGCATAACCCTGAAGTTCGCTCTGCGATTTATAATGTGATTCGTTATTGGTTAGATTTAGGAGTAGATGGCTTTCGTCTGGATGCGTCTAGTGTTTATAGTCAAGATAAATATTTTCGCAATAATCCCCTAAAATTTGAAGCTACTGGCAATAAATATAATGATCAGTTTCATATCCATGATAAAAACTTACCTGAGAATCATGAAATTATTCGCGAAATTAGACGAGTAATAGAAGAATATGATAATCGTCTTTTAATTGGGGAAACTTTTATTGATAATCGTCTTTATGATTCTTTAGTTTTTTATGGTGTTAATAATGATGAGTTACATCTTCCCTTTACATTTGAGTTTCCGTTAAGCCCTTGGTATCCGGGGTATTTGCAAAGAGAAATTGAGAAAAAAGAATTACTCACGCCGAAAGATTGTTGGCAAGTTTATTTCCTCAATAACCATGATCTCCCCAGACATCTTTCTCGATGGTCAGAGTGTAGTTTATGTTTTGATACGATCGCGATCGCTCAAGCCGCTGCTACCATTTTATTAACTGTGCGTGGCACTCCCATTTTATATTATGGGGAAGAATTGGGAATGATGAATCATGAAAATATCCCGATTGAACAAGTGCGGGATAAAGCAGCAATTAGTTGTCTCGATGAGGAATGTTTACCGTCCCGAGATGGAACTCGCACCCCTATGCAATGGGATGATTCTTCACAGGCTGGGTTTAGTTTTGGGAAAGATGTTACTCCTTGGTTACCTGTCCATGAAAATTATGAGTATGTGAATGTCAAAACCGAATTAGCAGAAGAAACTTCAATTCTTAACTTTTATCGGGCTTTAATTCAACTTCGCAAAGACAGTGAAGCCCTTAAAAAAGGGAGTTGGAAATCACTAATTTATTATCCCTATGAGCATTTGGCTTATTTGCGAGAAACCGAAGAAGAAACTATTTTAGTGGTGATTAATTTTTCTTATGAAAAGAATTTTGAGCGCGATCGCGCCATCCCTGAACACAACTGGGAAGTCTTGCTTTCAACTTGGTTAACAGTTGGAGAAGTAATCTCTTTACCGAAAATCTTACAACCGTTTGAAGTGTCAATTTATCGCTTCCGTGGGGAAAGCTAA
- a CDS encoding IscS subfamily cysteine desulfurase produces MQRPIYLDCNATTPVDSRVLETMLPYFTEHFGNPSSVSHAYGWEAEAGVKQAREMIAKAINASPEEIIFTSGATEANNLAIKGVAEAYFSQGQHIITVATEHRAVLDPCLYLESLGFEVTFLAVDEDGLIDLDVLADSIRSDTILVSVMAANNEIGVLQPIQEIGRICREKEVFFHTDAAQALAKMPLDVEAMNIDLMSLTAHKIYGPKGIGALYVRRRHPRVRIASQIQGGGQERDLRSGTLYPPQIVGFGKAVELGLAEMDTEGERLQKLRDRAWEELSQLEGVYLNGHPNQRLSGNLNVSVAGVDGTALILGLQPVMAVSSGSACASQSTQPSHVIKALGRSDKLAHASIRMGMGRFTTAEEVDQAISHVITTIESLRKSQ; encoded by the coding sequence ATGCAACGTCCAATTTATTTAGACTGTAACGCCACCACCCCAGTTGATTCTCGGGTTTTAGAGACGATGCTTCCCTATTTTACCGAGCATTTTGGTAATCCTTCTAGTGTCTCTCATGCTTATGGGTGGGAAGCAGAAGCAGGGGTAAAACAAGCCCGAGAAATGATTGCAAAAGCAATTAACGCTTCTCCTGAGGAAATTATCTTTACCAGTGGCGCAACCGAAGCCAATAATTTAGCCATTAAAGGGGTAGCTGAGGCCTATTTTAGCCAAGGACAACATATTATTACAGTCGCAACGGAACATCGAGCGGTTTTAGATCCCTGTTTATATTTGGAAAGTTTAGGCTTTGAGGTGACGTTTCTCGCAGTCGATGAAGATGGGCTAATTGATTTAGACGTTCTCGCTGATAGTATTCGTTCTGACACCATTTTAGTTTCTGTGATGGCTGCCAATAATGAAATTGGGGTGTTACAGCCGATTCAAGAAATTGGGCGTATTTGTCGCGAAAAAGAGGTTTTTTTCCATACGGATGCAGCACAAGCCCTTGCCAAAATGCCCCTTGATGTGGAAGCGATGAACATTGATTTAATGTCTTTAACCGCTCACAAAATTTATGGGCCAAAAGGGATTGGGGCGTTATATGTGCGTCGTCGTCACCCTAGGGTTCGCATTGCTTCACAAATCCAAGGCGGTGGACAAGAACGGGATTTGCGCTCAGGAACACTATACCCTCCCCAAATTGTTGGTTTTGGGAAAGCCGTGGAATTAGGGTTAGCAGAAATGGACACAGAAGGGGAAAGATTACAAAAACTGCGCGATCGCGCTTGGGAAGAATTATCGCAATTAGAAGGGGTTTATCTCAATGGTCATCCCAACCAACGGCTTTCGGGAAACTTAAATGTCAGTGTGGCGGGAGTCGATGGAACTGCTTTAATTTTAGGCTTACAACCTGTCATGGCAGTATCTTCAGGATCAGCCTGTGCGTCTCAATCTACCCAACCGTCTCATGTGATTAAAGCACTGGGAAGAAGTGACAAATTAGCTCATGCTTCAATTCGGATGGGAATGGGGCGATTTACCACTGCTGAGGAAGTAGATCAAGCAATTTCTCATGTTATAACCACGATTGAATCTTTACGGAAGTCGCAATAA
- a CDS encoding phytoene desaturase family protein translates to MSLDVIIVGSGIGGLTAGSLLARYGYKVLICESHSIPGGAAHSFTRKGFTFDSGPSFYAGIGSQQESLNPLQQVLRVLGETLETVPYDPLGEFHFPEGTFAAYQNNEQYCQEISKITPEGGKEYQKFLREMLGLYDTLKEIPTIELRGDRKVVQTLIPKYLPALLKSLPKLPLMGSSVGKIRDKTVSDPWVKRLIDLECFLLSGLKAEGTIAPEIAFMLGERSCVGVEYPIGGSGAIVEALIRGLKRWGGEIKLNAHVENILVTSGKVEGVKLQNGETIKAPIVISNATIWDTYNSLLNPQDLPTSYRQSSLETPALNSFMHLHLGIRAEGLETINGHHVVVHDSNQDIATPGNTCMISIPTVWDSSLAPPQHHLIHAYTLEPYQGWQRDHNYQHNKRTQAETLYQAIEKIIPDLRSRITLELIGSPLTHAHYLRRYQGTYGPAIPAEEGLFPRHKTPISGLYRVGDSTLPGIGVPAVAASGILCANSLVSPQQQQWGITRL, encoded by the coding sequence ATGTCTTTAGATGTAATCATTGTTGGCAGTGGCATTGGTGGCTTAACTGCAGGAAGTTTATTAGCTCGATATGGCTATAAGGTTTTAATTTGTGAAAGTCATAGTATCCCAGGGGGGGCGGCTCACAGTTTTACCCGTAAGGGGTTTACCTTTGATTCTGGCCCCTCATTTTATGCAGGAATCGGCTCTCAACAAGAAAGCTTAAATCCCCTACAGCAAGTTTTAAGAGTATTGGGAGAAACTTTAGAAACGGTGCCCTATGATCCCCTCGGTGAGTTTCATTTTCCGGAAGGAACGTTTGCCGCCTACCAAAACAATGAGCAATATTGTCAGGAAATTAGCAAAATTACTCCTGAGGGCGGAAAAGAATATCAAAAATTTCTCCGAGAAATGTTGGGCCTATATGACACCCTTAAAGAAATTCCTACTATCGAGTTACGGGGGGATAGAAAAGTTGTACAAACTTTAATTCCAAAATACTTGCCAGCATTATTAAAATCCTTACCCAAACTGCCTTTAATGGGATCATCGGTGGGAAAAATTCGAGACAAAACGGTAAGTGATCCTTGGGTGAAACGGTTAATTGATTTAGAGTGTTTCTTGCTTTCTGGATTAAAGGCTGAGGGCACGATCGCGCCAGAAATTGCTTTTATGCTAGGAGAACGATCCTGTGTGGGAGTAGAATACCCAATTGGTGGCAGTGGGGCAATTGTGGAGGCTCTGATTCGGGGATTAAAACGCTGGGGAGGAGAGATTAAACTTAATGCCCATGTGGAAAACATTTTAGTGACTTCTGGAAAAGTAGAAGGAGTTAAATTGCAGAATGGAGAAACAATTAAAGCCCCCATTGTTATTTCCAATGCCACCATCTGGGATACTTATAATTCTCTCTTGAACCCCCAAGACTTACCAACTTCTTATCGCCAAAGCAGTCTAGAAACTCCTGCCTTAAATAGTTTTATGCACCTTCACCTTGGCATTCGTGCTGAGGGCTTAGAAACAATCAACGGTCATCATGTAGTTGTGCATGATTCTAACCAAGATATTGCCACTCCCGGCAATACCTGTATGATTTCTATTCCCACCGTTTGGGATTCTAGTTTAGCGCCACCGCAACATCATCTGATCCATGCTTATACCCTAGAACCTTATCAGGGATGGCAACGAGATCATAATTATCAACACAACAAACGAACTCAAGCAGAAACCCTGTATCAAGCCATAGAGAAAATTATTCCTGATCTGCGATCGCGCATTACTCTGGAATTAATTGGTTCGCCCTTGACTCATGCCCATTATTTACGGCGTTATCAGGGCACTTATGGTCCGGCAATTCCCGCCGAAGAAGGTCTCTTTCCTCGCCATAAAACTCCGATTTCTGGACTCTATCGGGTAGGAGACAGTACCCTTCCTGGGATTGGTGTTCCTGCAGTGGCAGCGTCAGGCATACTATGCGCTAATAGTCTCGTTTCCCCTCAACAGCAGCAGTGGGGGATTACGCGCTTGTAA